The following coding sequences are from one Eleginops maclovinus isolate JMC-PN-2008 ecotype Puerto Natales chromosome 13, JC_Emac_rtc_rv5, whole genome shotgun sequence window:
- the LOC134874646 gene encoding lysine-specific histone demethylase 2 — MLSDADYSGNASGARRGKKRSSGDSPGDGQTLRSSGRQINVRVKRTNNPPPGQSKRKATDTEEEDDQSEKKYRKCEKAGCSATYPVCFASASDRCAKNGYTSRWYHLSCGEHFCNECFDHYYRSHKDGYEIFASWKKVWTSNGKSEPSLKAFMADQQLPFWVQCTKPDCRKWRQLTKEIQLTSPLAASYRCGMKFNNIKSEGLDHCSQPEDLRVAEVTESWWHSMLILPPLFKESPASPFLAAYYPDCVGMSPSGSPSNMSLSELRADQCRAVPPQIPGLCPYFQPFYQPNECGKALCVRPDMMELDELYEFPEFSRDPTMYLALRNLILASWHKNCKEVLTSQKCALHIIVRGLVRVRCVQEMDRVLHFMTRKGLINTGVLAVKKPLLPERHYTKNVIIIGAGASGLAAARQLQNFGTQVVVLEARERIGGRVWDDTSLGVTVGRGAQIVNGCVNNPIALMCEQMGIKMHKLEERCDLFQEGGLVTDQAIDKRMDFHFNAILDVVSEWRKDKSQNQDTPLREKIKEVKKNFLQESGIQFSELEEKVLQFHLSNLEFACGSTLDQVSARSWDHNEFFAQFSGDHTLLTKGYSALLHKLSEGLDIRTKCPVQAIEYSGDVVKVTSCNGSQWTAQKVLVTVPLTLLQKNMIQFNPPLPDRKLKAIHSLGAGIIEKIALQFPYRFWDNRIQGADYFGHIPPSPDKRGMFSVFYDMEPQGKQAVLMSVITGEAVAAVRDMEDKQVVDECMKVLRELFKEQEVPEPVHFFVTHWTKDMWSQMSYSFVKTGGSGEAYDILAEDVQGKVFFAGEATNRHFPQTVTGAYLSGVREASKMAAL; from the exons ATGCTGTCGGATGCAG ACTATTCTGGGAATGCCTCCGGGGCTCGGCgaggaaagaagaggagctCCGGGGACTCACCGGGGGACGGCCAGACCCTGCGCTCCTCTGGAAGGCAGATCAATGTCCGGGTGAAGCGTACCAACAATCCACCACCTGGACAG AGCAAAAGAAAAgccacagacacagaggaggaagacgacCAGTCCGAGAAGAAGTACAGAAAGTGTGAGAAGGCCGGATGCTCTGCCACATACCCAGTTTGTTTTGCAAGTGCATCTGACAG GTGTGCTAAAAATGGATACACATCTCGGTGGTATCATCTGTCATGCGGGGAGCATTTTTGCAACGAATGTTTTGATCACTACTACAGAAG TCACAAAGATGGCTATGAGATCTTTGCTTCCTGGAAGAAGGTGTGGACCAGTAATGGGAAAAGTGAGCCCAGTCTCAAAGCATTCATGGCAGATCAGCAGCTACCATTTTGG GTTCAGTGTACCAAACCGGACTGCAGGAAGTGGCGTCAGCTGACCAAGGAGATCCAACTCACGTCTCCCCTTGCAGCATCGTACCGCTGTGGGATGAAGTTCAACAATATTAaa AGTGAGGGGCTGGACCATTGCTCCCAACCAGAGGACTTG AGAGTGGCCGAGGTGACGGAAAGCTGGTGGCATTCAATGTTGATTTTGCCGCCGTTGTTCAAAGAAAGCCCAGCCAGCCCGTTCCTGGCTGCCTACTACCCTGACTGTGTGGGGATGAGTCCGTCTGGCTCCCCCAGCAACATGTCACTGTCTGAGCTGAGGGCCGACCAATGCAGAGCCGTGCCGCCACAAA TCCCAGGCCTGTGTCCATACTTCCAGCCATTCTACCAGCCCAATGAGTGCGGCAAGGCTCTGTGTGTGCGGCCGGATATGATGGAGCTGGATGAGCTTTACGAGTTTCCAGAGTTTTCCCGTGATCCCACCATGTATTTGGCTCTGCGTAACCTTATTCTGGCCTCCTGGCACAAGAACTGCAAG gagGTGCTGACTTCTCAGAAATGTGCCCTACACATCATTGTCCGGGGGTTGGTGCGTGTGCGCTGCGTGCAGGAGATGGACCGGGTGCTCCACTTCATGACCAGGAAGGGTCTCATCAACACTGGCGTGCTGGCAGTGAAGAAGCCTCTGCTGCCTGAAAGACACTACACT AAAAATGTTATCATCATCGGTGCCGGGGCTTCAGGGCTGGCTGCAGCACGGCAGCTGCAAAACTTTGGCACTCAG GTGGTGGTGCTTGAGGCAAGGGAGAGAATTGGAGGCCGTGTGTGGGATGACACTTCATTGGGAGTCACTGTAGGCCGCGGAGCTCAAATTGTCAACGGCTGTGTGAACAACCCCATCGCCCTGATGTGTGAACAG ATGGGCATCAAGATGCACAAACTGGAAGAGCGGTGCGATCTCTTCCAGGAGGGGGGGCTGGTCACTGACCAGGCCATCGACAAGCGCATGGACTTCCACTTCAATGCCATCCTGGACGTGGTGTCGGAGTGGAGGAAGGACAAGTCGCAGAACCAGGACACGCCGCTGAGAG AAAAAATCAAGGAGGTGAAGAAAAACTTCCTCCAGGAGTCTGGGATTCAGTTCAGTGAGCTGGAGGAAAAGGTGCTTCAGTTTCATCTCAGCAACCTGGAGTTCGCCTGCGGAAGCACGTTGGACCAG gTATCGGCAAGATCTTGGGACCACAATGAGTTTTTTGCCCAGTTCTCAGGAGACCACACTTTACTCACAAAGGGCTACTCCGCTTTACTGCACAAACTGTCCGAGGGCCTCGACATCCGCACTAAGTGCCCG GTTCAGGCCATTGAATACTCAGGTGATGTTGTCAAAGTTACCTCCTGCAATGGCTCCCAGTGGACAGCCCAGAAG GTGCTTGTTACAGTCCCATTGACTTTGCTGCAAAAGAACATGATTCAGTTCAACCCTCCGCTCCCTGACAGGAAACTGAAAGCAATCCACAGCCTGGGAGCCGGCATCATAGAAAAG ATCGCTCTCCAGTTCCCGTACAGGTTCTGGGACAACAGAATCCAAGGGGCGGACTACTTTGGTCACATCCCACCAAGTCCTGACAAGAGAGGCATGTTCAGTGTCTTCTATGACATGGAGCCTCAG gggaaGCAGGCTGTCCTCATGTCTGTTATCACTGGTGAAGCTGTAGCTGCTGTGCGGGACATGGAGGATAAGCAGGTGGTGGATGAGTGCATGAAGGTCCTGCGGGAACTTTTCAAAGAGCAG GAGGTCCCAGAGCCGGTGCATTTCTTTGTGACACATTGGACCAAAGACATGTGGTCCCAGATGTCCTACAGCTTTGTGAAGACGGGGGGGAGTGGAGAGGCCTACGACATCCTGGCTGAAGACGTGCAGGGAAAAGTCTTCTTTGCTGGAGAG GCAACCAACAGACACTTCCCTCAGACTGTGACCGGAGCGTACCTGAGTGGGGTCAGAGAAGCCAGCAAGATGGCTGCTCTGTAA